In a single window of the Acetivibrio clariflavus DSM 19732 genome:
- the ybeY gene encoding rRNA maturation RNase YbeY codes for MRVLIENLQNKIEVTDDMEELVRKAVNISLSIENFSIPSEISIMFVDNQHIREINREHRKIDKPTDVLSFPIVDMYDGVINSDSGDFDLDEDLLLLGDIIISLEMTKAQAEEYGHSFERELAFLVTHGVFHLLGYDHDTPEREEKMISKQYAVLKTLNLMI; via the coding sequence ATGAGAGTCCTGATAGAAAATTTACAGAATAAAATAGAAGTGACGGATGATATGGAGGAATTGGTAAGAAAGGCGGTAAATATAAGCCTTTCTATAGAGAATTTCAGTATACCGTCAGAAATTTCAATAATGTTTGTGGACAATCAGCATATTAGGGAGATTAATAGAGAACATAGAAAGATTGACAAACCTACAGATGTACTTTCTTTTCCGATTGTAGATATGTATGACGGGGTTATAAATTCTGATTCTGGTGATTTTGACCTTGATGAGGACCTATTGTTGCTTGGGGATATAATTATTTCCCTTGAGATGACAAAAGCACAGGCAGAGGAATATGGACATTCCTTTGAGAGGGAGCTGGCTTTTTTGGTGACTCATGGGGTTTTTCATTTGTTAGGTTACGATCATGATACACCGGAAAGGGAAGAAAAAATGATATCAAAACAATATGCTGTGCTAAAAACGTTAAATCTAATGATATAA
- the era gene encoding GTPase Era, with the protein MSFKSGFVSIVGRPNVGKSTLLNSITGEKIAIMSEKPQTTRNTIKAVVTGDNYQLVFIDTPGIHKPKTKLGDYMVNIAVESLSEVDAVLFLVEANTVKPGPGDLYIIDQLKNVKSNVFLVINKIDLVDKAQLLPLIDAYKDLMDFEAIIPISALTDGKQDLLISEVLKVMPEGPKYFPDDMLTDQPEKLIAAELIREKILQLVSDEVPHGVGVEVISFKQREDKNIINIQANIYCEKDTHKGILIGKGGKMLKKIGSLSRIEIENLLGTKVFLELWVKVKPDWRNNEQMLKVLGYKK; encoded by the coding sequence ATGAGTTTTAAATCAGGCTTTGTGTCAATAGTTGGGAGACCTAATGTCGGTAAGTCTACACTTTTAAACAGTATTACCGGTGAGAAAATTGCAATAATGTCCGAGAAACCTCAAACTACAAGAAATACAATTAAAGCAGTAGTGACAGGTGACAACTATCAATTGGTGTTTATTGACACCCCAGGAATACATAAACCCAAAACTAAACTTGGAGATTATATGGTGAATATTGCAGTTGAAAGTTTAAGTGAAGTTGATGCGGTATTGTTTCTGGTAGAAGCAAATACAGTCAAGCCTGGACCAGGAGATCTTTATATAATTGACCAATTAAAAAATGTAAAATCCAATGTTTTTTTGGTTATAAACAAAATTGATTTGGTGGATAAAGCCCAATTGCTGCCTCTTATTGATGCTTACAAGGATTTGATGGACTTTGAAGCTATAATTCCTATTTCAGCTCTAACGGATGGAAAGCAGGATTTACTTATTAGCGAAGTTTTGAAGGTTATGCCTGAGGGACCGAAATATTTCCCCGATGATATGTTAACAGACCAGCCGGAAAAATTAATTGCTGCCGAACTGATCAGAGAAAAAATACTTCAGTTGGTAAGTGATGAAGTTCCTCACGGCGTAGGAGTTGAAGTGATATCTTTTAAACAAAGGGAAGACAAGAATATAATTAATATTCAGGCTAATATTTACTGTGAAAAGGATACCCACAAGGGAATACTTATAGGAAAAGGCGGAAAAATGCTTAAGAAAATCGGCAGCTTGTCAAGAATTGAAATTGAAAACTTATTGGGAACAAAAGTATTTTTGGAATTGTGGGTAAAGGTAAAACCCGACTGGAGAAATAATGAGCAGATGTTGAAGGTACTCGGTTACAAAAAATAA
- a CDS encoding YqzL family protein produces MLKEFAWKVFESTGSIDTYILLKEIEEKSRVAEETEATKDEVAISKN; encoded by the coding sequence ATGTTAAAGGAATTTGCTTGGAAGGTTTTCGAGAGTACTGGAAGTATCGATACTTATATTTTACTTAAGGAGATTGAAGAAAAAAGCAGAGTTGCTGAGGAAACTGAGGCAACAAAAGATGAGGTTGCTATAAGCAAGAATTAA
- the recO gene encoding DNA repair protein RecO, whose protein sequence is MSYIKTKGIVLKEMNVGEADKILTIFSKSKGKISGAARGARRPKSRLIAGTQLFCYSEFVLFKGKDMYSVNSCDVIEPFYEIREDLVKLTYAAHMNEILMDNVQEEQPSSKVLQLFLNSLYMLAKTGKSPDLITRVFEIKLMSILGYAPSVMGCLKCGREDFKDFYFSFEHCGFLCRQCTEGDRYALRLSEGAARAIHYIVYSNMKNVFNFEVSNSILLELEKVSKRYMKDRLDKEYNKLNFLKALK, encoded by the coding sequence ATGAGTTATATAAAAACAAAAGGTATAGTTCTAAAAGAGATGAATGTGGGAGAGGCAGACAAAATATTAACCATCTTTTCAAAAAGCAAGGGTAAAATATCCGGGGCTGCGAGAGGAGCCAGAAGACCCAAAAGCAGACTTATTGCAGGGACGCAATTGTTTTGTTATAGTGAATTTGTGCTGTTTAAAGGAAAAGATATGTATTCAGTTAACAGCTGTGATGTAATTGAACCTTTCTATGAAATTAGAGAAGATTTGGTAAAACTTACCTATGCGGCTCACATGAATGAAATTTTAATGGATAATGTTCAGGAAGAGCAGCCTTCAAGCAAAGTATTGCAGCTCTTTTTGAACTCTCTTTATATGCTGGCAAAAACCGGTAAATCACCGGATTTGATTACGAGAGTTTTTGAAATTAAGCTAATGTCAATTTTAGGGTATGCGCCTTCCGTAATGGGTTGTTTAAAATGCGGAAGAGAGGATTTTAAAGACTTCTATTTCAGCTTTGAACACTGTGGTTTTTTATGCAGGCAATGCACAGAGGGTGACAGATATGCTTTAAGATTGTCTGAAGGTGCTGCAAGAGCAATTCATTATATAGTTTATAGCAATATGAAAAACGTTTTTAATTTTGAAGTATCAAACTCCATACTTTTAGAGCTTGAAAAAGTCTCAAAAAGATATATGAAGGATAGGCTGGATAAAGAATATAACAAATTGAACTTTTTAAAGGCACTTAAATAA
- a CDS encoding PilZ domain-containing protein, whose translation MSELYLDQNSQNTFLSIDKSLNKLINVGTGIEIKHINMSEYLNATVVEKTENTLRIITKELIHETFFFPGDCVSINYSDLKNLFVISGKITKINSLDPLDFTVLITRIEKMKNLRKYQRYYVSLSASLDVPDISERLFVVVKNISSGGVKINCSDYLPITGNIVGVEVILDRINNLFFKGAIVRKGWNKSYFEYGIEIQEISESNYKCLNHYLNWLSYDYKNI comes from the coding sequence GTGTCTGAACTATATTTGGACCAAAATTCGCAAAATACTTTCTTAAGTATTGATAAAAGCCTCAATAAGCTGATAAATGTAGGTACAGGTATTGAAATAAAACACATTAATATGAGCGAGTACTTAAATGCCACTGTGGTAGAAAAGACTGAAAATACGCTGAGGATTATTACTAAGGAATTAATTCATGAGACTTTTTTCTTTCCCGGTGATTGCGTGTCTATAAACTATTCAGATCTCAAAAATCTTTTTGTGATTAGCGGAAAGATAACAAAAATTAATTCTTTAGATCCTTTAGATTTTACTGTACTGATAACTCGGATTGAAAAGATGAAAAATTTAAGAAAATATCAAAGATATTATGTAAGTCTTTCGGCAAGTTTAGATGTCCCCGATATTTCAGAGAGGTTGTTTGTAGTTGTTAAGAATATAAGTTCCGGTGGAGTAAAAATAAATTGTTCCGATTATCTGCCTATAACCGGTAATATTGTAGGAGTTGAAGTAATTCTTGACAGAATTAATAATTTATTTTTTAAAGGTGCGATTGTAAGAAAAGGATGGAACAAAAGCTATTTTGAATACGGTATTGAGATACAGGAGATTTCGGAATCCAATTATAAATGTCTTAATCACTACTTAAATTGGCTTAGTTACGATTATAAAAATATATAG
- a CDS encoding cysteine desulfurase family protein, with amino-acid sequence MKEIYLDNSATTKPYDEVVEYISQISKEVYGNPSSIHLKGLEAEKQIKNAREIIARSLDVHNQEIYFTSGGTEANNLAILGFLEANPRMGKKIITTKIEHPSVLEVYKYLMNKGYKVHFLDVDYRGIVDMNDLREAVDEDTALISIIYVNNEIGTVQPVSDIVEVKNQKNRNAVVHIDAVQAYGKMKIAPGKLGIDLLSVSSHKIHGPKGVGALYVKKGLKLKPLLLGGGQEFTMRSGTENVSGICGFGMAADITNSKIDENYLRCAKIKEYFKNRLKEEFSEDILIVSPKDSSPYILNVSFANIRAEVLVHHLEMKNIFVSTGSACSSRKNIHSHVLKAIGLKPDKIDGAIRFSFSAFNTIDEMEYTIGALKEILPKIRIKRGGKR; translated from the coding sequence ATGAAAGAGATTTACCTTGACAATAGTGCAACAACAAAACCCTATGATGAGGTAGTAGAATATATTTCACAAATTAGCAAAGAAGTTTATGGCAATCCGTCATCCATCCATCTTAAAGGATTGGAGGCGGAAAAACAAATAAAAAACGCCAGGGAAATTATAGCCAGGTCGTTAGATGTACACAATCAGGAAATTTATTTTACTTCAGGGGGGACAGAGGCCAATAACCTTGCCATACTTGGTTTTCTTGAGGCTAATCCGAGGATGGGAAAGAAAATTATAACAACAAAGATAGAACATCCGTCGGTATTGGAAGTGTATAAATATTTAATGAATAAAGGCTATAAAGTTCATTTCCTTGACGTGGACTACAGAGGAATTGTCGATATGAATGATTTAAGAGAAGCTGTAGATGAAGATACGGCATTAATTAGCATAATTTATGTAAATAATGAAATCGGAACAGTACAGCCTGTAAGTGATATAGTGGAAGTAAAAAATCAGAAAAACAGGAATGCTGTAGTTCATATAGATGCAGTACAGGCTTACGGGAAAATGAAAATTGCTCCTGGTAAATTAGGTATTGATTTATTGTCTGTAAGTTCACATAAAATACATGGACCTAAAGGTGTAGGAGCTTTATATGTGAAAAAAGGTTTAAAATTGAAACCTTTATTGCTAGGTGGAGGACAGGAGTTTACCATGAGGTCGGGGACCGAAAATGTTTCCGGAATATGCGGATTCGGAATGGCAGCCGATATAACCAATAGTAAAATAGATGAAAATTATCTTAGATGTGCAAAAATAAAGGAATACTTTAAAAACAGACTTAAAGAAGAGTTTTCCGAGGATATATTGATTGTATCGCCAAAGGACTCATCACCCTATATTCTGAATGTGTCTTTTGCAAATATACGAGCAGAGGTGCTGGTTCACCACCTTGAAATGAAGAATATATTCGTCTCAACAGGGTCTGCCTGTTCTTCAAGAAAGAATATACACAGCCATGTACTTAAGGCAATAGGACTGAAGCCTGATAAAATTGACGGTGCCATTAGATTCAGTTTCTCTGCCTTTAATACCATAGATGAGATGGAATATACCATTGGGGCGTTAAAAGAAATATTACCCAAAATTAGAATTAAACGCGGAGGTAAAAGATGA
- the thiI gene encoding tRNA uracil 4-sulfurtransferase ThiI has translation MKKVILVRYGEILLKGLNRPLFEKKLIDNIKRAIYKLGKIEVSRSQARIYIEPQDENYDFDEAINLLTKVFGIVSVSPVWKIETDFEVIKEKSAVMVKDLLGRKGYKTFKVETKRGDKRFSMDSPEISRELGAHILESFPQLSVEVKNPDFILYVEVREFTYIYSEIIPAVCGMPIGTNSKAVLLLSGGIDSPVAGWMIAKRGVEIEAVHFYSYPYTSERAKEKVIDLAKILSQYCQKIKLHIVPFTDIQLEIYEKCPQDQLTIIMRRAMMIIAERIAEKAGALALVTGESVGQVASQTMQSLYVTNSVVKMPVFRPLIGMDKNEVIEIARKIGTFETSILPYEDCCTVFVSKHPKTKPVLEKILLSEQKANLEELINKAIENTEVLVIGSN, from the coding sequence ATGAAGAAGGTAATTTTGGTAAGGTATGGTGAAATACTGTTGAAGGGATTGAACAGGCCATTATTTGAAAAGAAACTTATAGATAATATAAAGAGAGCCATATATAAATTGGGAAAGATTGAAGTATCAAGATCCCAGGCAAGGATATATATAGAACCGCAGGATGAAAATTATGATTTTGATGAAGCAATCAACCTTTTAACTAAGGTTTTCGGTATTGTATCAGTCAGCCCTGTATGGAAGATTGAGACAGATTTTGAAGTTATTAAAGAAAAGTCTGCGGTTATGGTAAAGGATTTACTGGGCAGAAAAGGCTATAAAACCTTTAAGGTTGAAACAAAAAGAGGGGATAAAAGGTTCTCTATGGATTCGCCGGAAATAAGCAGGGAACTTGGAGCGCATATCCTTGAGTCTTTTCCCCAATTAAGTGTTGAGGTAAAGAATCCCGACTTTATTCTCTATGTTGAGGTTAGAGAATTTACTTATATATACTCGGAAATAATTCCTGCAGTATGCGGTATGCCGATAGGAACCAATAGCAAGGCAGTATTGCTTTTATCGGGAGGTATAGACAGTCCTGTTGCTGGGTGGATGATTGCAAAGAGAGGAGTTGAAATTGAGGCTGTTCATTTTTATAGTTATCCATACACAAGTGAAAGGGCTAAGGAGAAAGTAATTGACTTGGCAAAAATCCTCTCTCAATATTGTCAGAAAATAAAACTTCATATAGTTCCTTTTACCGATATCCAGTTGGAAATATATGAAAAATGTCCTCAAGACCAATTAACTATTATTATGAGAAGAGCCATGATGATTATAGCAGAAAGGATAGCTGAAAAGGCTGGTGCTTTAGCATTAGTAACAGGAGAAAGTGTGGGGCAGGTGGCAAGTCAGACTATGCAGAGTCTGTATGTAACCAACTCTGTAGTAAAAATGCCGGTATTCAGGCCTTTGATTGGAATGGATAAAAACGAAGTAATAGAAATTGCAAGAAAAATCGGTACTTTCGAAACTTCAATACTTCCCTACGAGGATTGCTGTACAGTGTTTGTTTCGAAGCATCCTAAAACAAAGCCAGTGCTGGAAAAAATATTATTATCGGAGCAAAAGGCTAATCTTGAAGAATTGATCAATAAGGCAATTGAGAATACAGAAGTATTGGTTATAGGGAGCAACTAG
- a CDS encoding VanW family protein, whose protein sequence is MLNKIASGKKNIAIITSVFLIITTIIAFFAWVLNQKTFYMGIKVENISLSGIGKLKAWEKIQDEINKNFAGKKLILKHGDKEWNIGLNEISYSFLVNNAIEDAYRIGREGNFINRLMTVYRLRKKSVNVPLTAQFDRNKLRSILEDIKNEIDQKEVNASAIFQNGKVIFNEEVIGKNVDIDKNLNMIENILLEKNFSPIELIVDDIYPRVRYNDISVISKVITTFSTSFNPQKVDRSYNIKLACDRINNTVLLPGDTFSMDKALGPRTISNGYRNAPVIVKGKILEGVGGGVCQVTTTLYVAVLKSKLEVVERKPHSMPLGYVEPGQDATISEGYIDFKFKNSKEYPILISAQVSGGNIIIRIVGIKEEANQTVKLKSVVVKKLNPEKEIVVFDEKVPLGEVVVEKAAVTGQKVVVYRETYDQNNKLIEREKISEDTYLPVRGVIRVNPADRHLVN, encoded by the coding sequence ATGTTAAATAAAATAGCTTCCGGAAAGAAAAATATTGCAATAATTACCTCTGTGTTTCTTATAATTACAACAATAATTGCTTTTTTTGCCTGGGTTCTAAACCAGAAGACCTTTTACATGGGTATAAAGGTTGAAAATATTTCATTGTCGGGAATAGGCAAGTTAAAAGCATGGGAAAAAATACAGGATGAGATCAATAAGAACTTTGCCGGAAAGAAATTGATATTAAAACATGGTGATAAAGAGTGGAACATTGGTTTAAATGAAATATCTTACAGTTTTTTGGTGAACAACGCAATTGAAGATGCCTATAGAATAGGAAGAGAAGGTAACTTTATAAACCGTTTGATGACGGTTTACCGTTTAAGAAAAAAAAGCGTAAATGTTCCCCTTACTGCCCAATTTGACAGAAACAAATTGAGAAGTATTTTGGAAGACATAAAAAATGAAATTGACCAAAAAGAGGTAAATGCTTCAGCAATTTTTCAAAATGGGAAAGTAATATTTAATGAAGAAGTAATAGGAAAAAATGTTGATATTGACAAAAATCTTAATATGATAGAAAATATATTATTAGAGAAGAATTTTTCTCCTATAGAATTAATTGTTGACGATATCTATCCAAGGGTCAGATATAATGATATTTCTGTCATAAGTAAGGTTATAACTACTTTTTCTACGTCTTTTAATCCGCAAAAAGTTGATAGAAGCTATAATATTAAATTAGCATGCGATAGGATAAATAATACTGTCTTATTGCCCGGCGATACATTTTCCATGGATAAGGCTTTAGGACCGAGGACTATAAGCAACGGATACAGAAATGCACCGGTTATCGTAAAAGGAAAGATTCTTGAAGGTGTTGGAGGAGGTGTATGTCAAGTAACAACAACTCTATATGTGGCGGTATTAAAAAGTAAATTGGAAGTTGTTGAGAGAAAACCTCATTCAATGCCTTTAGGCTATGTTGAACCTGGGCAGGATGCAACCATTTCAGAAGGATATATAGATTTTAAGTTCAAAAATAGCAAAGAATATCCCATTCTGATAAGTGCACAGGTATCAGGCGGTAACATTATCATTAGAATTGTCGGAATAAAAGAAGAAGCAAATCAAACAGTGAAACTCAAGTCAGTGGTGGTTAAGAAATTGAATCCCGAAAAGGAAATTGTAGTTTTCGATGAAAAGGTTCCTTTAGGAGAAGTAGTTGTTGAAAAAGCTGCTGTAACCGGTCAGAAGGTTGTTGTATACCGTGAAACCTATGATCAAAATAACAAACTTATTGAACGGGAAAAAATATCAGAGGATACCTACCTGCCTGTCAGAGGTGTAATAAGAGTAAATCCTGCAGATAGGCATTTAGTTAATTAA
- a CDS encoding DUF2225 domain-containing protein, producing the protein MNDALYSKELVCPVCKNKIEVTKVKSKACVVSSKDTDFCLYYEGINPILYEAWVCEYCGYAALGERFEELTDKQAQKIKTGISPYWKSRSFNGERNIDLALEAYKLALYNLQKIEAKSSELAKVCIRIAWLYRMKKDEREYDFLKHALRFYLDTYENEKFPVNKLDEYTCMYMIAELYRRTGNVDEAVLWFSRLITSPGAKENKVLVEYAREQYYLAKEQKENSKQIS; encoded by the coding sequence GTGAATGATGCTTTATACTCCAAAGAACTTGTATGCCCGGTATGCAAAAACAAAATAGAAGTAACTAAAGTTAAATCAAAAGCTTGCGTAGTATCATCCAAAGATACAGATTTTTGTTTATATTACGAGGGAATAAATCCGATTTTATATGAGGCATGGGTGTGCGAATATTGCGGATATGCTGCACTGGGGGAAAGATTTGAGGAACTGACTGACAAGCAGGCACAAAAAATTAAAACGGGAATTTCACCTTATTGGAAAAGCAGAAGTTTTAATGGAGAGAGGAATATCGACCTGGCATTGGAAGCCTATAAATTGGCATTGTATAATCTTCAAAAAATAGAAGCTAAATCCAGCGAATTGGCAAAAGTTTGTATTAGAATTGCATGGTTATACAGGATGAAAAAAGATGAAAGGGAATATGATTTCTTAAAACATGCTTTAAGATTTTATCTTGATACATATGAGAATGAAAAATTTCCGGTGAACAAGCTTGATGAATACACTTGTATGTATATGATTGCTGAACTTTACAGAAGAACCGGAAATGTGGATGAAGCAGTTTTATGGTTCAGCAGACTTATAACTTCACCTGGTGCAAAGGAAAATAAAGTTCTTGTGGAGTATGCCAGGGAGCAATATTATCTTGCAAAGGAACAAAAAGAAAACAGTAAACAAATATCGTGA
- a CDS encoding AIR synthase family protein, whose amino-acid sequence MKIGKIPNSVLKEIVLDKIKGSRKEVLLRPKVGEDCCAVDFENKVCVLSSDPITGAENEIGRLAVHISCNDVASCGAEPLGLIVTILVPPTATQKDLELVMSQISETANSLNVDIIGGHTEVTGAVNRFVIITTAVGYVLKDKLVSTSGAMVGDDIILTKFAGIEGTAIIAHDKESELKDKIEKDVLEKAKSLVKDISVVKEGIIAGRFGVNSMHDVTEGGVLGAVWEVAEASEKGAVIYADKIPVLKETLKICNIYNIDPFRLISSGCMIITCKNGKDLVKELEENGIKATVIGQITEGNEKRLVLKDGYIDINEPLSDELYKVVN is encoded by the coding sequence ATGAAAATAGGAAAAATTCCGAACAGTGTTTTAAAGGAAATTGTTTTAGATAAAATAAAAGGCAGCAGAAAAGAAGTGCTATTAAGGCCAAAGGTAGGAGAAGACTGCTGTGCAGTAGATTTTGAAAACAAAGTGTGTGTACTTTCATCGGATCCCATTACCGGTGCTGAAAATGAAATTGGGCGTCTTGCGGTACATATTTCGTGTAATGACGTAGCATCATGCGGTGCTGAGCCTTTAGGTCTTATTGTTACAATTTTAGTACCGCCAACAGCAACACAAAAAGATTTAGAACTGGTTATGTCTCAGATTAGTGAAACGGCAAACTCATTGAATGTAGATATAATAGGTGGACATACTGAAGTTACCGGTGCAGTTAATCGATTTGTTATAATTACTACTGCTGTAGGATATGTATTGAAGGACAAGCTGGTATCCACATCCGGAGCAATGGTGGGAGATGATATTATTCTAACAAAGTTTGCAGGGATTGAAGGAACTGCAATAATTGCCCATGATAAAGAAAGCGAACTCAAAGATAAAATTGAAAAGGACGTTTTGGAAAAAGCTAAATCATTGGTAAAAGATATAAGTGTAGTAAAGGAAGGAATAATTGCAGGGCGGTTTGGTGTAAATTCAATGCATGATGTTACAGAAGGCGGAGTATTAGGTGCAGTGTGGGAAGTTGCAGAAGCTTCCGAGAAAGGTGCTGTTATATATGCCGATAAGATACCTGTATTGAAAGAAACTTTAAAGATCTGCAATATTTATAATATTGATCCTTTTAGGTTGATTTCGAGCGGTTGTATGATTATAACCTGCAAGAACGGAAAGGATTTGGTAAAGGAATTAGAAGAAAACGGTATAAAGGCGACTGTTATCGGTCAAATAACAGAGGGCAATGAAAAACGGCTTGTATTGAAGGATGGTTATATTGATATCAATGAGCCCTTATCCGATGAGTTGTACAAAGTAGTAAACTAG
- a CDS encoding O-antigen ligase family protein, with amino-acid sequence MGSPEDEEKQIDLISFILVVLVVAVLPFVAIPKVVNTPVNTWYFLDIHGYSKMVFLIIISMIMLTLMGFKRLARKQHIKICLPLALFLLWVLVSLFFAKDRAVAFHGYPLRWQGFVAYFCYAVVFTFIVNMVKKKDIGKILTAYFIAVSISAIHSIVNYYGIEPLNIITKTFFDAKIVPEISRGTLGNRNTAGAFFTIPTVMSLVMFLKSKSYEKNILYYSYLVLSYAALLVSLTRVAWLGAIGAIALTIWVFRKYFKEYLKKFLLIAVSFAIILVLLDVSGNGRIVGRYYSMKDQFKQAYDGNVEQFGSSRIFIYGKAFKVIAEHPIVGTGPDCFAYYSVITREEYEKHPELSGIGYFDKVHSEYLEYAATMGIPALMFYLWFLLSIFIPWIKKGKEISPEIFAILLGLTGYLLQACFNFGTISTLPGVFVLLGILKNALGKEKNEENNERIENFADDSAVIDINDNTH; translated from the coding sequence ATGGGAAGTCCCGAGGACGAAGAAAAGCAAATTGATTTAATATCTTTTATTCTAGTGGTTCTAGTAGTTGCTGTATTGCCTTTTGTAGCAATTCCAAAGGTAGTAAATACACCGGTTAACACATGGTATTTTTTGGATATACACGGTTATTCAAAAATGGTTTTTTTAATTATTATATCAATGATTATGTTAACCTTAATGGGATTTAAAAGGTTGGCAAGAAAGCAGCATATAAAGATTTGTCTTCCTCTTGCTTTGTTTTTATTATGGGTACTCGTTTCGCTTTTTTTTGCTAAAGATAGGGCTGTGGCTTTTCATGGATATCCTCTTAGGTGGCAGGGATTTGTAGCCTATTTTTGTTATGCAGTCGTTTTTACTTTTATTGTTAATATGGTCAAGAAAAAGGATATAGGAAAGATTCTTACAGCTTACTTTATAGCTGTTAGTATAAGTGCAATTCACTCTATAGTAAATTATTATGGAATTGAACCGCTAAACATAATTACTAAAACTTTCTTTGATGCAAAAATAGTACCTGAAATATCCCGCGGTACTCTTGGAAACAGAAATACAGCAGGGGCTTTTTTCACTATACCTACAGTTATGTCACTTGTTATGTTTCTAAAAAGTAAAAGTTATGAAAAAAATATATTATACTATTCTTATCTTGTCTTATCCTATGCTGCACTTTTGGTATCTCTTACGCGAGTTGCATGGCTAGGTGCAATTGGTGCAATTGCTTTGACAATATGGGTTTTTCGCAAATATTTCAAAGAGTACTTAAAAAAATTCTTATTGATCGCAGTTTCTTTTGCTATTATTCTTGTCTTATTAGATGTTTCAGGTAACGGTAGAATAGTTGGCAGATATTATTCTATGAAAGACCAATTCAAGCAGGCGTATGACGGCAATGTGGAACAGTTTGGGTCAAGCAGAATTTTTATATATGGCAAGGCATTTAAAGTAATCGCTGAACATCCTATTGTAGGTACAGGCCCTGATTGTTTTGCATACTATTCTGTAATAACTAGGGAGGAATATGAGAAACATCCTGAATTAAGTGGTATTGGTTATTTTGACAAAGTACACAGTGAGTATTTGGAATATGCCGCAACTATGGGAATACCAGCCCTCATGTTCTATTTGTGGTTCCTTTTATCAATCTTTATTCCTTGGATTAAGAAAGGTAAGGAAATAAGTCCTGAAATTTTTGCGATTTTATTGGGTTTAACAGGATATTTGTTGCAGGCATGCTTTAACTTTGGAACTATTAGTACACTTCCAGGAGTTTTCGTATTGCTGGGTATACTAAAAAATGCTTTGGGAAAGGAAAAAAATGAAGAAAATAATGAACGTATTGAAAATTTTGCTGATGATTCTGCGGTAATCGACATTAATGACAATACTCATTGA